tacatgcctaaatgcatcgcgTTGCttccatgcgattggctgattagaaatttgcgttaacaagcagttggacaggtgtacctaataaagtggctgtacCTAATACAGTTAGTGTATATTTATACTGTCtgaattttataatatatatttttttattttatagaactgttttgatcattaataatattaataaatgtttcttttcaATATATTATCATGATTTCTGATGGATGTgagaaatgatgctgaaaattcagctttgcataaCGGCAATAAATTCCCTTAAAACTCTCTATCATTACCTGTATGATTGAAGTTTTCCACTTCTGAAGACCCAATCTTCAAACTAACTCAAGATACCAAGAAGACAGAATTTCATCACTGCAAAATCCACCGGCAGCAAGATGttgctaaaaaaaagaaaattcggAAAATTGAATGGATGAGGAAAATGTAGGTCAAGAAAACTGGCTTTGTTTGTGTTGGGTGAAATAGTCATCAGGAAACTAGAAGCACGTTAGGAATGAATGACTCAGAGCTTGTGTACAGGTATGCTGAAGGTCGTACAGGACACAGTGAAACAGCTCAACAGCTTCAGAATTCCTCAGAGACGTTGATGGATTCATTTGAACAAACTTCCGACTTTGAGCAGGAAGTGGATGAGTTGCTAGCGTGGACCAAAGCTCTCAATTTTGATGAGTAATTTAGCTATTATTACACTGTCATAACACTAGACGCGATATTCgtgtcatttaatcatttattgacattatgatatctttttcagaaatgtttttgttttttcttctctcaGGTATATTAATGAATGGAGGAATTTGGGGACCAGCAGATGTTATATAGTTGACAAAGGTAAGTGTTTGTCGTGTCGTTCTGCTCTCCATGAAATCATCACTTTTGCTGTATTGTGGCGCCCTCTGCTGATcataatggaaaatatttttccttttaaaGATGAGCTTGCTGTGAATGTTCAGAGAGACCTTGGTATATGTGAGATTTCTCCGCTCAGACAGGACGACAACCAACATCTGGATCTCATCTGAGAGTTTTTACTCATTTGCTTTattaatttgagtaaatgaaaaaGTTCTGAACCATTTTATGGAGTCATTTATCTCTGGTCTTGTgtagttaaatatatttaaaaattaaatgaagggGAGAGTGGGGACAGTTGCGACACTTTTTGCATTTCTGAAACcgttttttttgtggaaacctAAAATTTTTATATAACAAACCCCCATCTGTTAGACACCAACTCACAATGCTATAATATGTGTACATGTGATAATAAATGCAGAATTTAAACTCGAACTGCAAAGTCAAACGTTGCAACTGACCCTAAGCAAGGTGACGTCtgcaacattcattaaaatataataataaaagaaatttaaaacatcaggttggattttaattttatattttggtAAATAGAGTAAATGTTCAAATGTGAAATTGTCAAATGTGTTGAATTGGCCATATACATACAGACTTTTAAAAGAACAAGCAACAATCAATTATCAGGcctaaaaaaactgaacaaaaatatttttactgaaaATCTAGACTGAATCTTTACTAAACTACTTCCTTATactttgaaataaattaattaatgaaagaattattttttcaaattaaattacattgaaactgTGATAAAATTATAATTGTACAATTGCAAGCTTTTAAATGAGTTTTGTTTGTCCCAACTCTGTTAACGACTATGTAAAGCTAAGAAAACAGTGATTTAAATTATACTAATcaataatgtttcacaaaaaaGATTAGATTTTCTGAACATGAATATTTTAtgaaagaattattatttttttacctaaaaattgtttttatactgAAGGAATGGTCACAAATGGCTGATTTCTCTCAGACTGAAGGAGGGTCTAACTGAGAATATGTAGTATGAACATCATCACTCTCATTCCTGAATGGAGGAATAAGTCTTGTTGCAACTGCCCCATGTTGCAACTGTCCCCACTCTCCCTACTGGTTAAAGTTCGGAAAATGTTTTGTATGTTCACCAAGGTTCCATTTGTTTCAGTAACAAAtactttaaaaactgtataatTGTGAAATTATAGCCTAATTATTTGAAATTACATTTGAAAGTTACATTTCTGTAAAtcaatacagaattattagcatcTTAGCTGTTTTTGGTGTGTGTAATCATTTTACTTTTCAGGATTCTtgatgaacattcattcattttcttttcagcttagtccctttattaatccgaggtcgccacagcggaatgaaccgccaacttatccagcatatgttttacgctgcggatgcccttccagctgcaacccatctctgggaaacatccatacacactcattcacactcgtacactaccgacaatttagcctacccaattcacctctacccaGGCCCGTGCACAggcgattgagcaagaggggcagcTCAACCACTGAGGGCAAAggggctctagccaccgggccacccccctgtgcacggcccggCCGCATGCTGTGGgactgtgggaaaccggagcacccggaggaaacccacgcgaacgtagggagaacatccaatctccacagagaaacgccaactgacccagccgaggctcgaaccagcgacattcttgctgtgaggcgccagcACTATAATTACCTTATATAGTGCCAATATAACTGACCttctgcgccactgtgtcgccttctTGATAAACAGaaggttaaaaaataacaatttaattgAAATCAAAACTTTTGCAACATTACAGCTGTCTTTACTATCGCTTTTGGTCAATTTAATGTGTCCttgattaataaaacatttaaaatgttattagatttaaataatttttaacaatatggataatttttgttcatttctaatcaaataaatgctgccttaGTGAGAAGAAGAGAGACGTCTCCAAAATCGAAAtcattatgaataaattaatcttTTGACCCTGctcaaaaatgtattacaaataattttttcctttggcttagtcacttaattcatacacactcattcacacacctatggacaattcagtttattcaattcacctggcTATAcgacatgtttttggactgaaatcagagcacttggaggaaacccacgccaacacggggagaacatgcaaactccacactgaaatgcccactgacccagctgaggctcgaaccagcgcccttcttgctgtgaggcgacagtgctaaccactgagtcacatTGTCACTAAAAATAACATAAAGATTTTAAATTATAACTTGCTTTGAAATGTTGCAACTAGCTAAAGTAAGATAAGTTCAAGTTATTTAAgactgtattaaaataaaacactgcaaACCACTGTAACGAGACATTCTCAAATACCGCGAGACTCGTGAACGTGACGCGGAGCCAATCAGATTCCTCCTTGTTGTCGGGGCCGTGCGAGTGTCCCCGTTAGCAAACATGTCGAGGCTAAGAGAATATAAACCGTCTCCTTTGGCCACACTTCCAAAAACATTAGACCCGAACGAGTATTACAATCTTTCCCCAGAGTACCGGCGGGCGGAGGAGGAGCGGACGGCTCTGCGGTCTCAGATGAAGAGACAGTACCAGATGCAGCTCAACAACCCCTACCGCAAAGAGCTGATTGTAAGACTAAGCGAGCATTGGATTGAATATTACAACAGTTATTATGATGCTATATATCGCCTTTATATAATAGTAAACGTATATAGTTTTGTCATGCTGTATTAGATATTTATTTGTCTACATTTTTTGCATTCGAGGCTTATATTGCGTTTAAAATAGCCCTCATTGAGTGACCTTCACTGCTGGAGGCTAGCAGCTATACGTTAGCAGTTTGTTTTGATCCACATACGTTACTAATGTGAAATTGACATTTGGGATTGAAGATGTTTGctatatttatatgaattatgcattatggataaatatattattgtaaatgtttcaCCTTAAATCACTAATCTGGAAGGTAACTGGACTGCTTTGATCAACGTGTTCGTTTTTTATTTGTAGGAAGATCCTGCTCTTACCAGGTGGCTGCATGCACGTAATATCGTGTACCCGCATTTCAGACCATCTACTAAAT
This window of the Danio aesculapii chromosome 24, fDanAes4.1, whole genome shotgun sequence genome carries:
- the ndufb4 gene encoding NADH dehydrogenase [ubiquinone] 1 beta subcomplex subunit 4, yielding MSRLREYKPSPLATLPKTLDPNEYYNLSPEYRRAEEERTALRSQMKRQYQMQLNNPYRKELIEDPALTRWLHARNIVYPHFRPSTKSSLMGVAFGVLPLVVLYFVLKTDRDKRDSKIDAGTYKRPFKLSS